The proteins below are encoded in one region of Tsuneonella sp. CC-YZS046:
- a CDS encoding TetR/AcrR family transcriptional regulator: MSRPESPFQTPGQRREERAAKRQAVLRAAVQMFNERGFHATSLEDVAASLGITKPTIYHYLGNKEQVLLECVTIGLEQLLEAAEIARREEGTGKDRLCSFLRRYAEINMDDFGRCVIRTGEETLSENGRKQFRGLKRKIDTALRELIDEAIADCTISTSDPKLLAFTLAGALNWPARWHEPGGARPASEIAEGMVDILAAGFAPRQAITPSIRRH; the protein is encoded by the coding sequence ATGAGCAGGCCAGAGTCCCCGTTCCAGACGCCTGGGCAGCGGCGGGAAGAACGCGCGGCGAAGCGGCAGGCGGTGCTGCGCGCGGCGGTGCAGATGTTCAACGAGCGGGGCTTCCACGCCACTTCGCTGGAAGATGTCGCCGCCAGTCTCGGCATCACCAAGCCGACGATCTACCATTATCTTGGCAACAAGGAGCAGGTGCTGCTCGAATGCGTCACCATCGGGCTGGAGCAATTGCTGGAAGCGGCGGAGATCGCGCGGCGCGAGGAAGGGACGGGGAAGGATCGCCTGTGCAGTTTCCTGCGGCGCTATGCCGAGATCAACATGGACGATTTCGGCCGCTGCGTGATCCGCACCGGCGAGGAAACCTTGTCGGAGAATGGCCGCAAGCAGTTTCGCGGGCTCAAGCGCAAGATAGATACGGCGCTGCGCGAACTGATCGACGAAGCGATTGCTGACTGCACCATCTCGACCAGCGATCCCAAGCTGCTTGCCTTTACGCTTGCCGGAGCGCTCAACTGGCCCGCGCGCTGGCACGAGCCCGGCGGGGCACGCCCCGCGAGCGAGATTGCGGAGGGCATGGTGGATATTCTGGCCGCGGGCTTCGCGCCACGCCAGGCCATCACGCCATCAATACGCCGCCATTAA
- a CDS encoding phosphotransferase family protein — translation MARDNERLADGLRRWLPRGNRITGVRTLSAGHSNETHFVEGLNEILRMPPSEEGLLPPYDMARQHAVMSAVAAHAPGIPMPPMLELCTDPDVLGDEFYLMGALPGEAFEYSIPDWLAADPVEGADSVCRQWFDAFTSLNNMPVEHMPPGERTVQEEVDYWLNVSRECEAVPELVGILEDLSARPPRTTGPATPVHGDTKHGNCLWHEGRLTALLDWEMARISEPMLDLGYILMFHDQGPASLGDAGYELPGWWSAERMIAEWEARTGRTAVDTARYTVLGQAKVAAIISVGAHLFRTGRIKDPRFEGFAKLLPAYMDLLQKRAMAAS, via the coding sequence ATGGCACGCGACAATGAACGCCTTGCCGACGGGTTGCGCCGTTGGCTGCCTCGCGGCAATCGGATCACCGGGGTGCGAACCCTTTCGGCAGGACATTCGAACGAAACCCATTTCGTCGAGGGCCTGAACGAGATTCTCCGGATGCCGCCGTCGGAGGAGGGCTTGCTCCCGCCATACGACATGGCCCGTCAGCACGCCGTGATGTCTGCAGTGGCGGCGCATGCGCCCGGCATTCCGATGCCGCCCATGCTGGAGTTATGCACCGATCCGGATGTGCTGGGCGACGAGTTCTATCTGATGGGCGCCTTGCCGGGCGAAGCGTTCGAATATTCCATTCCGGATTGGCTGGCGGCCGATCCGGTCGAGGGGGCGGATTCCGTCTGCCGCCAATGGTTCGATGCCTTCACCAGCCTGAACAATATGCCGGTGGAGCATATGCCCCCCGGCGAGCGGACGGTGCAGGAGGAAGTGGATTACTGGCTGAATGTCTCGCGTGAATGCGAAGCGGTGCCGGAGCTTGTCGGGATACTGGAAGATCTGTCCGCCCGTCCGCCGCGCACCACCGGGCCTGCCACGCCCGTGCATGGCGATACGAAGCATGGAAACTGCCTGTGGCATGAAGGCAGGCTGACTGCTCTGCTCGATTGGGAAATGGCGCGGATCAGCGAGCCGATGCTGGATCTGGGCTATATCCTGATGTTCCACGATCAGGGTCCGGCCTCTCTGGGCGATGCCGGCTACGAGCTGCCAGGCTGGTGGTCGGCGGAACGAATGATCGCGGAATGGGAAGCGCGAACCGGCCGCACCGCGGTCGACACCGCGCGTTACACCGTGCTCGGCCAGGCGAAGGTCGCGGCGATCATATCCGTCGGCGCGCATCTGTTTCGCACCGGCCGGATAAAGGACCCGCGCTTCGAAGGCTTTGCAAAGCTGTTGCCGGCCTACATGGATCTGCTGCAAAAGCGGGCGATGGCGGCGAGTTGA
- a CDS encoding acyl-CoA dehydrogenase family protein has product MILSETQSAIRDMVRSFAQERIRPNAPAYEAAKAYPPELYTELAELGLMGMTAPEEAGGAGADYVSYALALMEIAAADGALSTILSIQNSLIVSALLKDGNDAQRERFLPDLLAGRAIGAFALTEADAGSDASALRTRARKAEGGYVLDGAKQFISSGKIAGIAIVFAVTDPDAGKRGISGFLVPTDTPGYVVDKVEHKLGQYASDTCAIRFENMFLDESLRLGAEGAGYGIALSNLEAGRIGIASQCIGMAQAALDIAVAYAKERTSFGKPIMQHQAVGFRLADHAARLEAARQLVLHAAAVKDSGAPCLTEASMAKLVASETAESVVSAAIQTLGGYGYLEEFGVAKIYRDVRVCQIYEGTSDIQRMVIARNL; this is encoded by the coding sequence ATGATTCTTTCCGAAACGCAGTCCGCAATCCGAGACATGGTCCGCAGCTTCGCGCAGGAGCGGATCAGGCCGAATGCCCCGGCATACGAGGCGGCGAAGGCATATCCGCCCGAACTGTATACGGAGCTGGCCGAGCTTGGCCTGATGGGCATGACCGCGCCCGAGGAAGCGGGCGGCGCCGGGGCGGATTACGTATCCTACGCCCTCGCCCTGATGGAAATCGCGGCGGCTGACGGCGCGCTCTCCACCATTCTCAGCATCCAGAACAGCCTGATCGTGTCCGCCCTGCTGAAGGACGGCAACGACGCGCAAAGGGAACGTTTCCTGCCGGACCTGCTGGCGGGTCGCGCTATCGGCGCCTTCGCGCTGACGGAAGCCGACGCCGGCTCCGACGCCTCCGCCCTGCGCACGCGCGCCCGCAAGGCAGAGGGCGGCTACGTGCTGGACGGGGCGAAACAATTCATCAGCTCCGGCAAGATCGCCGGGATCGCCATAGTCTTCGCCGTGACCGATCCGGACGCGGGCAAGCGCGGCATCTCCGGTTTCCTCGTGCCGACCGACACGCCCGGCTACGTCGTGGACAAGGTCGAGCACAAGCTCGGCCAGTATGCGTCCGACACCTGCGCCATCCGGTTCGAGAACATGTTCCTGGATGAGAGCCTGCGCCTCGGCGCGGAAGGGGCCGGATACGGAATCGCCCTTTCCAACCTGGAAGCGGGCCGGATCGGCATCGCCTCGCAATGCATCGGCATGGCGCAGGCGGCGCTGGATATCGCGGTCGCCTATGCCAAGGAACGGACCAGCTTCGGCAAGCCCATCATGCAGCATCAGGCCGTCGGCTTCCGCCTGGCCGATCATGCAGCCCGGCTGGAAGCCGCCCGGCAGCTGGTGCTCCACGCGGCGGCGGTGAAGGACAGCGGCGCGCCCTGCCTCACCGAAGCGAGCATGGCCAAGCTGGTCGCCTCCGAAACCGCCGAAAGCGTGGTGTCCGCCGCCATCCAAACTCTCGGCGGCTACGGCTATCTTGAGGAATTCGGCGTCGCCAAGATCTACCGCGATGTCCGCGTATGCCAGATCTACGAAGGCACATCCGATATCCAGCGGATGGTCATTGCCCGCAATCTTTGA
- a CDS encoding TonB-dependent receptor, which yields MRQLKAITTCSSLLALAASGSAFAQSAEGGSAGEIIVTANKREQSINDVGLTIQAATADTLADRGIKDVGDLSKLVPGFIATASTFATPVYTLRGIGLYDATIGAAPAVAIYTDEISRNFPIMSDGLNLDIERVEVLKGPQGTLFGQSSTGGAINYIVAKPTDTFQAGADASYERFNRAEISGFISGPLSDTLRGRLALKGISGGAWQYNLAKAQLANSTEKNGDERKIVGRASLDWTPSDTIRIQTTFTAGRDRSDTQAPHYDGSFYNIYSDAALAAANADPATANPYGYVDNALYAALTTPGDPGYLPTFLDFQNRAVTRLNGVSPLLAFDNSAWSQFDMQESTQFILGTPIVNNARAASWSPGFMRGSRDSYWQGTLRADIDLTDAITLTSLTSYAKKKTNRTVELDGTGSTSYDIIAYGDIKAFNQELRLAGKTDRLNWIIGANYDHLKTTDNNTYFLYSFLGNDPFGWAATGIGPVQDTLNLFNSKTKTYAFFGNAEFEVVDNLTLSGGFRYTKNKQSGTYAYVDPPADDLFSNWYGGNSVFQAICGCVINPGEVFVLGDGSPEYPAFTPVINPVTKKLTEDNWSWRVGLNYKFDNGGLIYATVSQGYKAGVFSNIGASVISQYVPATQEKLISYEGGFKMPFADGRLRLNASAFYYDYSDKQVRAKVLDQIWGLLERLVNVPKSEVYGIEGELFAEPVDGLTLSASATYLDSKVTETFTQLVTDTDTFPVFNNQGWTGEFKGSQLPYTPHFMGNADIQYEWDMGNLRPFVGGTIVYQGKSNATFKNDILRADFFEIPAFETVDLRAGLSGNDGQWKLTVYGRNVFNKYYLTSPTYYGDARWSMAGRPAVYGASFSFRY from the coding sequence ATGAGGCAATTGAAAGCGATCACGACGTGCAGTTCGTTGCTGGCGTTGGCGGCATCCGGTTCTGCGTTCGCGCAATCGGCGGAAGGCGGTTCGGCGGGCGAGATCATCGTGACGGCAAACAAGCGCGAGCAGTCGATCAACGACGTGGGCCTGACCATCCAGGCGGCCACGGCCGACACGCTGGCGGATCGCGGCATCAAGGACGTGGGCGACCTGAGCAAGCTGGTGCCGGGCTTCATCGCCACCGCATCGACCTTCGCGACCCCTGTCTACACCCTGCGCGGCATCGGCCTGTACGACGCCACCATCGGCGCGGCGCCGGCCGTGGCGATCTACACCGACGAAATTTCCCGCAACTTCCCGATCATGTCGGATGGCCTCAACCTCGACATCGAGCGCGTCGAAGTGCTGAAGGGACCGCAGGGCACCCTGTTCGGGCAAAGCTCCACCGGCGGCGCCATCAACTATATCGTGGCCAAGCCGACCGATACCTTCCAGGCGGGCGCCGACGCTTCCTACGAGCGTTTCAACCGGGCCGAAATCTCCGGCTTCATCAGCGGCCCGCTGTCCGACACCCTGCGCGGCCGTCTTGCGCTGAAAGGCATTTCCGGCGGCGCCTGGCAGTATAATCTGGCCAAGGCCCAGCTGGCCAATTCGACGGAGAAGAACGGCGACGAGCGCAAGATCGTCGGGCGCGCCTCGCTGGACTGGACGCCCTCCGACACGATCCGCATCCAGACGACCTTCACCGCCGGGCGTGATCGGTCCGACACCCAGGCGCCGCATTACGACGGCTCGTTCTACAATATCTACAGCGACGCCGCGCTGGCGGCCGCCAATGCCGATCCGGCGACGGCCAACCCCTATGGCTATGTCGACAATGCGCTGTATGCCGCGCTCACCACTCCGGGCGATCCCGGCTACCTGCCGACATTCCTCGACTTCCAGAACCGGGCGGTCACCCGGCTGAACGGGGTCAGCCCCCTGCTCGCCTTCGACAATTCGGCATGGTCGCAGTTCGACATGCAGGAATCGACCCAGTTCATCTTGGGAACGCCCATCGTCAACAACGCGCGGGCGGCATCCTGGTCGCCGGGCTTCATGCGCGGCAGCAGGGATTCCTACTGGCAGGGCACCTTGCGCGCCGACATCGACCTGACGGACGCCATCACCCTGACCTCGCTCACTTCCTATGCGAAGAAGAAGACCAATCGCACGGTCGAACTGGATGGGACCGGGTCCACATCCTACGATATTATCGCCTATGGGGATATCAAGGCGTTCAATCAGGAACTGCGCCTGGCCGGCAAGACCGACCGGCTCAACTGGATCATCGGCGCCAATTACGACCACCTGAAAACCACGGACAACAACACCTATTTCCTGTACAGCTTTCTCGGAAACGATCCCTTCGGTTGGGCTGCCACGGGGATCGGTCCGGTGCAGGACACGCTGAACCTGTTCAACTCCAAGACGAAGACCTACGCCTTCTTCGGCAACGCGGAATTCGAGGTCGTCGACAACCTCACGCTCAGCGGCGGCTTTCGCTATACCAAGAACAAGCAGAGCGGCACCTACGCCTATGTCGATCCGCCGGCAGACGACCTGTTCTCCAACTGGTACGGCGGGAACTCGGTCTTCCAGGCTATCTGCGGCTGTGTAATCAACCCGGGTGAAGTGTTCGTCCTCGGCGATGGCAGCCCGGAATATCCCGCATTCACCCCGGTCATAAACCCGGTCACCAAAAAGCTGACCGAGGACAACTGGTCCTGGCGCGTCGGCCTCAACTACAAGTTCGACAATGGCGGCCTCATCTATGCGACGGTCAGCCAGGGCTACAAGGCCGGCGTGTTCTCCAACATCGGCGCTTCGGTCATCTCGCAATATGTGCCGGCGACGCAGGAAAAGCTGATCTCCTATGAAGGCGGCTTCAAGATGCCGTTCGCCGATGGCAGACTGCGCCTGAACGCCTCGGCCTTCTATTACGACTACAGCGACAAGCAGGTTCGCGCCAAAGTCCTGGATCAGATCTGGGGCCTGCTCGAACGCCTGGTCAATGTGCCCAAGTCGGAAGTCTACGGGATCGAAGGGGAATTGTTCGCGGAGCCGGTCGATGGCCTGACGCTGTCGGCAAGCGCGACCTATCTGGACAGCAAGGTCACAGAAACCTTCACCCAGCTCGTCACCGACACCGACACTTTCCCGGTATTCAACAACCAGGGCTGGACCGGCGAGTTCAAGGGTTCCCAGCTGCCCTATACGCCGCACTTCATGGGCAATGCCGACATCCAGTACGAATGGGACATGGGCAACCTCCGGCCCTTCGTAGGCGGCACCATAGTCTATCAGGGCAAGTCCAACGCGACCTTCAAGAACGACATCCTGCGCGCCGACTTCTTCGAGATCCCGGCCTTTGAAACGGTCGACCTGCGCGCGGGCCTGAGCGGCAATGACGGCCAGTGGAAACTCACCGTCTATGGCCGCAACGTCTTCAACAAATACTACCTGACCTCGCCGACCTATTATGGCGACGCCCGCTGGAGCATGGCCGGTCGCCCGGCCGTCTACGGCGCATCCTTCTCCTTCCGTTACTGA
- a CDS encoding acetyl-CoA carboxylase biotin carboxyl carrier protein: MSGKDTISDIERLIAEFEASGLRELHARRGDFEIYLSNDPDAPGLDGPPSVSAPVARGRQAAAKAPAASAPAPASPAVAAPAPEASFPDGAVVVRAPYLGTFYRAPKPGAPAYVEVGQQVAQDSEMCLVEVMKLFTAVRASCSGTVHAVLANDGDMVAADQPLFVVIPA; this comes from the coding sequence ATGTCCGGCAAGGATACGATTTCCGATATTGAACGATTGATCGCCGAGTTCGAGGCTTCCGGCCTGCGCGAGCTTCATGCGCGCCGGGGGGATTTCGAGATCTATCTCTCGAACGATCCCGATGCGCCCGGCCTGGATGGCCCGCCTTCCGTTTCCGCGCCCGTCGCAAGGGGGCGGCAGGCGGCGGCAAAGGCGCCTGCCGCCAGCGCGCCGGCGCCCGCAAGCCCGGCTGTCGCCGCGCCCGCGCCGGAAGCCAGCTTTCCGGATGGAGCCGTGGTCGTCCGCGCGCCCTATCTGGGCACGTTCTATCGCGCGCCGAAGCCCGGTGCGCCTGCCTATGTCGAGGTCGGCCAGCAAGTCGCGCAGGACAGCGAGATGTGCCTGGTGGAAGTCATGAAGCTGTTCACCGCCGTGCGGGCGAGTTGCAGCGGCACTGTCCATGCCGTGCTTGCCAATGACGGCGACATGGTCGCGGCCGACCAGCCCTTGTTCGTCGTGATTCCGGCCTGA
- a CDS encoding SDR family oxidoreductase translates to MQDDAGLAGKTLVLTGATAGIGKAIARQAASAGARLVLVARGEEKLAQTIAALPPASEVKAIAGCVTDGETAQRAFAAAQAMGGCDVLVNNAGIFPTALLADTGEALAEQVMQVNFFGTFHFCRTFVPAMIARGGGSVINVTSIAARAPTPGLSVYAASKGAVEAFTRAIAAEAAPHVRINCLSPGPTRTETVVALEADDNTGAVAEVTKAIPLARYADCDEIADGVLFLAGPRSSWMTGQTLQVNGGVLMA, encoded by the coding sequence ATGCAGGACGACGCGGGGCTTGCCGGGAAGACCCTTGTGCTCACGGGCGCCACGGCCGGAATCGGCAAGGCGATTGCCCGGCAGGCCGCATCCGCGGGAGCCCGGCTCGTGCTGGTCGCGCGCGGCGAAGAGAAACTCGCCCAAACCATCGCAGCCCTTCCACCGGCATCCGAGGTCAAGGCGATTGCAGGCTGCGTCACCGATGGCGAAACCGCTCAGCGGGCATTCGCAGCGGCGCAGGCCATGGGCGGCTGCGACGTGCTGGTCAACAATGCCGGGATTTTCCCCACCGCGCTGCTCGCCGACACGGGCGAGGCCCTGGCGGAACAGGTGATGCAGGTGAATTTCTTCGGCACCTTCCACTTCTGCCGCACCTTCGTGCCCGCGATGATCGCCAGGGGCGGCGGCAGCGTGATCAACGTCACCTCCATCGCCGCGCGGGCGCCCACGCCCGGTCTGTCGGTCTATGCCGCCAGCAAGGGCGCGGTGGAGGCTTTCACCCGCGCCATCGCCGCCGAAGCCGCGCCGCATGTGCGGATCAACTGCCTGTCCCCCGGGCCGACGCGGACGGAAACCGTCGTCGCGCTGGAAGCGGATGACAATACCGGCGCCGTGGCGGAAGTGACGAAGGCGATTCCGCTGGCCCGCTATGCCGATTGCGATGAAATCGCCGATGGCGTGCTGTTTCTGGCGGGCCCGCGCTCATCGTGGATGACCGGGCAGACCCTGCAGGTTAATGGCGGCGTATTGATGGCGTGA
- a CDS encoding acetyl-CoA carboxylase biotin carboxylase subunit — MASHRVFVANRGEIGLRIVRAAHALGMEAVIGVSEADRGSLAAREADRAVVLGPGPAAKSYLDARLIVQAALSTGCDLLHPGYGFLSERAELARLCEEHGIAFVGPRPDVIDALGDKLRARAMAEAAGVPLVPGTGEIASAADAVRAAAEIGYPVLLKASAGGGGRGMVIAHDAKEVEAGFAKASAEALAAFNDGTLFMERFVPEARHVEVQLMGDGKGHVIHFGERDCSVQRRYQKLVEEAPCAAMSAQLRAKLHEAAVALAASVNYRNAGTAEFLYDVARQEVYFIEVNARIQVEHPVSEMISGFDLVQEQLRIATGAPLSLTQDQVVLSGHAIECRINAEDWQRDFMPVPGTVTRWKAPQGEGVRLDSHITEGATIPPYYDSMVGKLIVHGASREEAVAKLGEAIAGFEVEGVPTTLPLHAKIVSQPDFMANRIHTRWLEKTVLAGAME, encoded by the coding sequence ATGGCGAGCCATCGCGTATTCGTCGCCAATCGGGGGGAGATCGGCCTGCGCATCGTGCGCGCGGCCCACGCCCTCGGCATGGAAGCGGTGATCGGCGTGTCGGAGGCGGACCGTGGCAGCCTTGCCGCGCGCGAGGCCGACCGGGCGGTGGTGCTGGGGCCAGGCCCCGCTGCGAAGAGCTATCTCGACGCCCGGCTGATCGTGCAGGCTGCGCTGTCCACCGGCTGCGACCTGCTGCATCCCGGATATGGCTTCCTCTCGGAACGGGCGGAACTTGCTCGCCTGTGCGAGGAACATGGCATTGCCTTTGTCGGCCCGCGCCCCGATGTGATCGACGCGCTGGGTGACAAGCTGCGCGCGCGCGCCATGGCGGAAGCCGCAGGCGTGCCGTTGGTTCCCGGCACCGGCGAGATCGCCAGCGCGGCGGATGCGGTAAGGGCGGCGGCGGAAATCGGCTATCCCGTGCTGCTCAAGGCTTCGGCCGGCGGCGGCGGACGCGGCATGGTGATCGCGCATGACGCGAAGGAAGTCGAAGCCGGTTTCGCCAAGGCGAGCGCCGAGGCGCTTGCCGCCTTCAATGACGGCACGCTGTTCATGGAACGCTTCGTGCCGGAAGCGCGCCACGTCGAAGTGCAGTTGATGGGCGACGGCAAGGGCCATGTCATTCACTTCGGCGAGCGCGACTGTTCGGTGCAGCGGCGCTATCAGAAGCTGGTGGAAGAAGCGCCCTGCGCGGCCATGTCCGCCCAATTGCGGGCGAAACTGCATGAAGCCGCGGTCGCGCTGGCGGCCAGCGTCAATTACCGCAACGCCGGAACGGCCGAGTTCCTGTATGATGTCGCCCGGCAGGAAGTCTATTTCATCGAGGTGAATGCCCGCATCCAGGTGGAGCACCCGGTCAGCGAGATGATCTCCGGCTTCGATCTGGTGCAGGAGCAGCTGCGGATCGCCACCGGCGCCCCGCTGAGCCTGACGCAGGATCAGGTCGTGCTCTCGGGCCATGCGATAGAATGCCGGATCAATGCCGAGGACTGGCAGCGCGATTTCATGCCGGTGCCGGGCACCGTCACCCGCTGGAAAGCGCCGCAGGGCGAGGGTGTGCGGCTGGACAGCCATATCACCGAAGGGGCGACGATCCCGCCTTACTACGACAGCATGGTGGGCAAGCTGATCGTCCATGGCGCCAGCCGCGAGGAGGCGGTGGCGAAGCTGGGCGAGGCGATCGCCGGGTTCGAGGTGGAAGGTGTGCCGACCACCCTGCCGCTGCATGCGAAGATCGTAAGCCAACCCGATTTCATGGCCAACCGCATCCATACGCGCTGGCTGGAGAAGACCGTCCTTGCCGGGGCGATGGAGTAG
- a CDS encoding GntR family transcriptional regulator: protein MSDRVAEAILQDIRSGRLVPGQHLLEPELTARLGISRGSLREALKHLSAAGIVNLSRFRGAYIATLDRKAVLDLLDTLEPLARLGARLAAQSGATDKDYARLLDAAKRLGVAQASGGRSDYLNERRRFYGIMIELGGNYELARTMPLPRADLFRAQVETRQNEKQRRLHFEGYERIAQAIAARDPVAADKAVKEHFAGTRRTMAELDEDAFPRSNF, encoded by the coding sequence GTGAGCGACCGCGTTGCAGAAGCGATTCTGCAGGACATAAGAAGCGGCCGCCTGGTTCCCGGCCAGCATCTGCTCGAACCGGAACTGACCGCTCGCCTTGGCATCAGCCGCGGATCGCTGCGCGAGGCGCTCAAGCATCTCTCCGCGGCCGGCATAGTCAATCTCAGTCGTTTCCGGGGCGCCTACATCGCCACGCTGGATCGCAAGGCGGTGCTGGACTTGCTGGACACGCTGGAGCCGCTGGCAAGGCTTGGCGCCCGGCTTGCCGCGCAGAGCGGGGCGACCGACAAGGACTATGCCCGCCTGCTGGATGCCGCGAAGAGGCTTGGAGTGGCGCAGGCTTCCGGCGGCCGGAGCGACTATCTCAATGAACGCCGCCGCTTTTACGGCATCATGATCGAGCTGGGCGGAAATTATGAGCTGGCGCGAACGATGCCCTTGCCCCGCGCCGATCTCTTTCGTGCCCAGGTCGAAACCCGCCAGAACGAGAAGCAGAGGCGTTTGCACTTCGAAGGCTACGAACGAATAGCCCAGGCAATCGCCGCGCGCGATCCTGTGGCGGCCGACAAGGCCGTGAAGGAACATTTCGCGGGCACCCGCCGGACGATGGCGGAACTTGACGAAGATGCATTTCCCCGATCCAATTTCTGA
- a CDS encoding pyruvate carboxylase, producing the protein MAHIKFLDETMRDGQQSLWGMQMQAGMALPVTPIIDETGYEIISLGGSSLFEVLIKRRREDPWAGMDMLVESMPKTPLRAGCRSNGSVTFGFTPDVLMDIWVDRLCVHGMRSFWLYDVLFNIDKMHRLAKVAKRHNCQIAGTMLFTLSPVHTDEYYADKADKLSALPEVDSLLLYDTGGVLDRERISTLVPAIVAKSRGKPIEMHANNMLGQSAKSYMDAIEFGVTVLHTAVRSMANGPSIPSIEIMTKNIEMMGHTHNIDTTKLKQVSDHFERVGKAAGFLVNQHYEYDVTALRHQIPGGMMGTLRSQLADQNMQDKLPVVLEEVAKVRRELGYPGMATPFAQIVGTMAVLNIVTGQRYSVVPDEVIQYAAGFYGDPVAPIDGDVMDRIMGTPRAREILANPPEQPDADELRRRHGTGDDDDELILRALVPASEIEAMRKSGPPARDYPTLSSPELEQVSRLMKVANTPFVQIRSAELDLTIRR; encoded by the coding sequence ATGGCCCATATCAAATTCCTCGATGAAACCATGCGCGACGGGCAGCAGAGCCTGTGGGGCATGCAGATGCAGGCGGGCATGGCGCTGCCGGTGACCCCGATCATCGACGAAACCGGCTATGAGATCATCAGCCTGGGCGGGTCCTCCCTGTTCGAGGTTCTCATCAAGCGCCGCCGCGAAGATCCATGGGCGGGCATGGATATGCTGGTGGAATCCATGCCGAAGACGCCGCTGCGCGCGGGTTGCCGGTCCAATGGCTCGGTCACTTTCGGGTTCACGCCCGATGTGCTGATGGACATCTGGGTGGATCGCCTGTGCGTCCACGGCATGCGCAGCTTCTGGCTGTATGACGTGCTGTTCAACATCGACAAGATGCACCGGCTGGCGAAGGTGGCCAAGCGGCATAATTGCCAGATCGCTGGCACTATGCTGTTCACGCTCTCGCCGGTCCACACCGACGAATATTACGCGGACAAGGCGGACAAGCTTTCCGCCCTGCCGGAAGTAGACAGCCTGCTGCTCTACGATACGGGCGGGGTGCTGGATCGCGAAAGGATTTCCACGCTGGTCCCGGCCATCGTCGCCAAGTCGCGCGGTAAGCCGATCGAAATGCATGCCAACAACATGCTGGGTCAATCCGCCAAGAGCTATATGGATGCGATCGAATTCGGGGTCACCGTGCTGCACACGGCGGTGCGCTCCATGGCCAATGGGCCGTCCATCCCTTCGATCGAGATCATGACCAAGAACATCGAGATGATGGGGCACACCCATAATATCGACACCACCAAGCTCAAGCAGGTCTCCGACCATTTCGAACGGGTCGGCAAGGCGGCGGGCTTCCTGGTCAACCAGCATTACGAATATGACGTGACCGCGCTCCGCCACCAGATCCCCGGTGGCATGATGGGCACGCTGCGCTCCCAGCTTGCCGATCAGAATATGCAGGACAAACTGCCGGTCGTGCTGGAAGAAGTCGCCAAGGTGCGCCGCGAACTCGGCTATCCGGGCATGGCGACGCCCTTCGCGCAGATCGTGGGCACCATGGCGGTGCTGAACATCGTCACCGGCCAGCGCTATTCCGTCGTGCCGGACGAGGTGATCCAGTATGCCGCCGGGTTCTATGGTGATCCCGTGGCGCCGATCGACGGCGATGTGATGGACCGCATCATGGGCACGCCGCGCGCCAGGGAAATCCTCGCCAACCCGCCGGAGCAGCCGGATGCCGACGAGCTTCGCCGCCGTCATGGTACGGGTGATGACGATGACGAATTGATCCTGCGGGCTCTCGTTCCGGCCTCGGAAATCGAGGCGATGCGCAAGTCCGGGCCGCCCGCGCGCGATTACCCCACCTTGTCCTCGCCGGAACTGGAGCAGGTCAGCCGGTTGATGAAGGTTGCGAACACGCCTTTCGTCCAGATCCGTTCGGCAGAGCTGGACCTGACGATCCGCCGCTGA